A genomic stretch from Erigeron canadensis isolate Cc75 chromosome 9, C_canadensis_v1, whole genome shotgun sequence includes:
- the LOC122583459 gene encoding protein ALP1-like: MAHYAIQQDVRDTASSSRTYTRRDNRGESHNRLFRDYFAEEPKFNETFFRKRFRMSRRLFVKIASDLENNFSFFKRKIDARGRWGFSALQRCTSAIRQLGYGSNPDSLDDYLNMSERSSRETLNAFCDGVIKLYRHEYLRRPTRTDTQRILDHHASYHGFPSMLGSLDCTHWAWDNCPVAWRGQYTRGDHHGPTISLEAVTSQDCWIWHAYFGVAGSNNDINVLNQSPLFNPFEDGTTPLVPFTVNGTEYRYPYYLVDGIYPRYAMFVKTIQHPTGEKRIRYAKAQEAARKDVEQAFGIIKKKWKILREPARQMEETPIRKIMYACCILHNMILKDEDHAISPDYIQDPPVAPQPSDE; this comes from the exons ATGGCGCATTATGCGATTCAACAAGATGTCCGCGATACTGCCTCCTCTTCAAGAACGTATACAAGACGGGACAATCGTGGTGAGTCTCACAACCGTCTTTTTCGAGATTACTTTGCCGAGGAACCGAaatttaatgagactttttttagaaAACGGTTTCGTATGAGTAGACGGTTGTTTGTGAAGATAGCTTcagatttggaaaacaattttagtttttttaagagGAAGATCGACGCGCGTGGTAGATGGGGGTTTTCGGCTTTACAGAGATGCACATCTGCAATTCGCCAGTTAGGCTATGGTAGTAATCCCGATAGTTTAGATGATTACCTAAATATGTCGGAAAGATCGTCACGTGAAACCCTTAATGCTTTTTGTGATGGAGTCATTAAGTTATATCGGCATGAATACTTGCGTAGGCCAACGCGTACTGATACGCAACgcattcttgatcatcatgcgTCTTACCATGGTTTCCCCAGCATGTTAG ggagtcttgattgtacacactggGCTTGGGATAATTGTCCAGTAGCTTGGCGTGGTCAGTACACGCGAGGTGACCATCACGGGCCGACGATATCGCTTGAAGCAGTTACTTCACAGGATTGTTGGATTTGGCACGCATACTTTGGTGTTgccggttcaaacaacgacattaatgtgttgaaccaatctcctTTGTTCAACCCTTTTGAAGACGGCACAACACCGTTGGTTCCTTTCACTGTAAATGGAACCGAATATCGGTACCCGTATTATCTAGTGGATGGGATCTACCCAAGATATGCGATGTTTGTGAAAACGATACAGCATCCAACCGGTGAGAAAAGGATTCGGTATGCTAAGGCACAGGAGGCTGCAAGGAAGGACGTGGAGCAAGCTTTtggtattattaaaaaaaagtggaaaATACTTAGAGAACCGGCACGACAAATGGAAGAAACCCCCATCCGTAAGATCATGTATGCGTGTTGTATTCTTCATAACATGATTTTAAAGGACGAGGACCACGCTATAAGTCCTGATTACATTCAGGATCCCCCAGTTGCGCCACAGCCATCGGATGAATGA
- the LOC122581712 gene encoding protein TRAUCO: MDDLQATYKDDQSDDTTPTDPIPPETDIPSEELSDNPNNPKSPNFTKIISSEEDDETEPEPPSKKLKNILEVSTPIPPPIVTNKNSKKKKYNKSKGNNVWTKPTSRKGKKRTKSTTTATAQTTEDSVLITPVNRFADKTDDSVEMRICLSKVYKAEKVELSEDRLSAGSCKGYRMVRATRGVNDGNWYFEIKVMTLGETGHTRLGWCNEKGDLQAPVGYDGNSYGYRDIDGSKVHKAVREKYGEEGYGEGDVIGFYISLPDGKKYAPKQPQLVLYKGQKYAYASDTKDEPPKVVPGSEICFFKNGICQGSAFKDLHGGRYYPAASMYTLPHQSNCVVKFNFGPDFEAFPEDFGGRPIPTPMIEVPYHGFDGRVQNGNPLGSTRMCPMLKVVKENNY, translated from the exons ATGGACGACCTTCAAGCCACCTACAAAGACGACCAATCAGACGACACAACACCCACCGATCCAATTCCACCGGAAACCGATATCCCATCTGAAGAACTTTCCGACAACCCCAATAACCCTAAATCCCCCAATTTCACCAAAATCATCTCTTCCGAAGAAGACGACGAAACCGAACCCGAACCCCCTtcgaaaaaactcaaaaacattcTAGAAGTATCCACACCCATTCCCCCACCAATTGTTACCAACAAGAAttccaagaaaaaaaagtataataaatCCAAAGGAAACAATGTTTGGACAAAACCCACTTCAAGAAAAGGCAAAAAAAGGACTAAAagtaccaccaccgccactgcCCAAACCACCGAGGATTCGGTGTTGATTACGCCCGTAAACCGGTTTGCAGACAAAACCGATGATTCCGTTGAAATGAGGATATGTTTGTCTAAGGTTTACAAAGCGGAAAAAGTGGAGTTAAGTGAGGATAGGCTGTCTGCAGGGAGTTGTAAAGGGTATAGAATGGTCAGGGCGACACGAGGGGTAAATGATGGCAATTGGTATTTTGAGATAAAGGTGATGACTTTAGGCGAAACGGGGCATACGAGGCTTGGATGGTGTAACGAAAAAGGCGATTTGCAGGCGCCCGTTGGGTACGATGGGAATAGTTATGGGTATAGAGATATTGATGGGAGTAAAGTGCATAAGGCTGTTAGGGAAAAGTATGGGGAAGAAGGGTATGGTGAAGGGGATGTTATCGGGTTTTATATTAGTTTGCCTGATGGGAAAAAGTATGCACCGAAACAACCACAGTTGGTTTTGTATAAAGGGCAGAAGTATGCTTATGCTTCCGATACGAAAGACGAGCCTCCTAAAGTTGTCCCAG GAAGTGAAatatgttttttcaaaaatggAATTTGTCAAGGGTCTGCTTTCAAGGATCTCCATGGTGGGCGTTACTACCCGGCTGCTTCAATGTACACTCTTCCTCATCAGAGTAACTGTGTTGTCAAATTCAACTTTGGTCCTGATTTTGAAGCCTTTCCGGAAGACTTTGGTGGACGTCCTATCCCAACACCAATGATTGAAGTTCCATATCATGGCTTTGATGGCAGAGTTCAAAATG GCAATCCTTTGGGTTCCACTAGAATGTGCCCCATGCTGAAAGTGGTAAAAGAGAACAACTATTGA
- the LOC122582424 gene encoding glucan endo-1,3-beta-glucosidase-like translates to MAAKFLLLSMLFLKLLIFSDAQSVGVCNGRVGNNLPSPQAVVDLYKRSGITRMRIYDPHPETLRALGGTNIELILDVPNDKLQELSAGGAKAWVQNNILSYPGVNFRYISVGNEVDPNNRNTAGFVTYVLPAMRNVQQALRDAGLAQIKVSTATYTGLLKDSSPPSDGVFHDNVIGYIQPIITFLAENNSPMLANIYPYFAYKDNSNVIKLSFALFTQGVEYNDQGRDYSNLFDAMYDAHHAAQARLGGANVPIVVSESGWPSAEGFGATVENAGNYYRNLIAHVKSGKGTPVKPGRAIETYLFAMFDENQKPGDALEKHFGVFRPDQSSKYGLRF, encoded by the exons ATGGCAGCAAAATTCCTACTGCTCTCTATGCTCTTCCTGAAACTACTCATATTTTCAG ATGCGCAATCGGTAGGTGTTTGTAACGGGAGGGTTGGAAACAATCTACCTTCCCCGCAAGCCGTGGTAGACCTTTACAAAAGAAGCGGCATAACCAGGATGCGGATCTATGATCCTCATCCCGAAACTCTTCGAGCCCTTGGGGGCACCAATATTGAACTTATTCTCGACGTCCCAAACGATAAGCTTCAGGAGCTATCCGCTGGTGGAGCAAAAGCTTGGGTTCAAAACAACATTTTAAGTTACCCTGGAGTCAACTTTCGATATATCTCTGTTGGAAACGAAGTCGATCCAAATAATAGAAATACCGCAGGTTTTGTTACTTATGTACTTCCTGCAATGAGAAATGTTCAACAAGCCCTTCGAGATGCGGGCCTTGCCCAAATCAAGGTCTCAACCGCAACCTACACAGGTCTTCTAAAAGACTCATCTCCGCCTAGTGATGGTGTATTTCATGACAATGTTATAGGATATATCCAACCAATAATTACCTTTTTAGCCGAAAACAACTCGCCAATGCTTGCTAATATTTACCCTTACTTTGCTTATAAAGACAACTCAAACGTTATAAAACTCTCATTTGCACTCTTTACCCAAGGGGTAGAATATAACGATCAAGGTCGTGATTACTCGAACCTTTTTGATGCCATGTATGATGCTCATCACGCGGCTCAAGCACGTCTTGGTGGAGCTAATGTGCCCATTGTTGTGTCCGAAAGTGGATGGCCGTCCGCGGAAGGCTTTGGAGCAACGGTTGAAAATGCAGGAAATTACTACAGAAATTTGATTGCTCATGTCAAGAGTGGAAAAGGGACACCTGTGAAGCCAGGAAGAGCGATAGAGACATATTTGTTTGCAATGTTTGATGAAAATCAAAAACCGGGCGATGCGTTAGAAAAACATTTTGGGGTTTTTCGCCCTGATCAATCATCAAAGTATGGCCTAAGGTTTTGA